From the genome of bacterium:
CTGCAATCGGTTCAGCTGTTCTACAATGGTCTGCCGAGCGGCCTTTTTCTGGTTGACGACGGGACGAGCGGGGATGCAGTCGCAAAAGATTCGCTCTTCACGTTGCAGGCAGGGATCGAGCCCGGGATGCCTGCGGGCCAACACCGAGTATCTCTTGTCGCCGTGGATGCAGCCGGGCTCAAGAGCGTTGAGTGGCCTTATGTGGAGGTTGGGGCGAGTCGAAGCGCTCAGAGAAGGAGTTTAGAAGGCGCCCGATCGTTTCAGAATGAGGCGGCGATGCTTTCGACCGAGAGGATAATGCGGCAGTGCCTTTTGGATTCTCTGCCTCAGTCGTGCTCGCTGGGCGCAAGCGCGCCGGTGATCATGGCCGGTGGGTTCGGGTTTACGGATATTTCTTCGGCGGCTGGCGGCCAGCTCGCGCTCTATGCGCACGTGGAGAGCTTTGGCGAGGGCGTCGAGAAGATTGAGGCGTCCCTTGAGGGCGGCGCTCCGCTCGGGATGTTCCTGCACGACGATGGTGTGGGAGGTGATGCCGTGGCTGGCGACGGCCAGTTCACGTTTCAGTGCGCACTAGGCGGTGGCGTGGCCCCCGGGCGTTACCTGATCGAGCTGGTTGGGACAACGTCTGCGGGCGCACAGAGCCTGGTGTTCCCCTACGTAACAGTTACTCCATAAAGCGTTCTTGCGATGCGCTCATCAATTCGGCGCGGGCGGGCAGGATGGTCGAGGCTAGAGGCTCGACGGGATTGACCTACTCGCTTCGGCCTGCAACACTGATGTGGAATGAGAACCGTGCGCTACCGGTGAGATGGTCCTGGGATTAGTAAATCGGAAAGGGCGACTCATAGCCCTTCTCCTGCTCGCGTTCTTTGCGGGCCTGGCCTGCCTCGGGCACGGCAGCTCGCGGTCAACGAGTGTCCCCGCCAAAATATCGAGGGGCAGGAGCATCTACATCGAGCACCGGGCGAGGAGCGGCGACAGCTACATGCTGATCTCGAGACGGTGGACGGGCTCGGGGGAGAACTGGCGAACGA
Proteins encoded in this window:
- a CDS encoding choice-of-anchor X domain-containing protein gives rise to the protein LQSVQLFYNGLPSGLFLVDDGTSGDAVAKDSLFTLQAGIEPGMPAGQHRVSLVAVDAAGLKSVEWPYVEVGASRSAQRRSLEGARSFQNEAAMLSTERIMRQCLLDSLPQSCSLGASAPVIMAGGFGFTDISSAAGGQLALYAHVESFGEGVEKIEASLEGGAPLGMFLHDDGVGGDAVAGDGQFTFQCALGGGVAPGRYLIELVGTTSAGAQSLVFPYVTVTP